The proteins below are encoded in one region of Bremerella sp. P1:
- a CDS encoding response regulator transcription factor, which yields MPTNPTVFVIDDDPAARESIGMLIRSLGLQVETYASAEQYLQSFDASRPGCVVTDMRMLGLSGLELQEQLVEMGERIPVILISAHANMQIAVKAMRNGAITFLEKPCQQQEIIDAVNEAIALDARWRQESKESAEAKENYEKLNAGERDVMKLMMIGKANKVIANRLDVSLRTVEARRHNVFKKMNVDNIPDLTRLAMKIDELRAEIEMNTDAGDETEEE from the coding sequence ATGCCGACGAATCCGACCGTGTTTGTCATTGACGATGACCCAGCGGCACGTGAATCGATTGGGATGCTCATTCGTTCCCTCGGCCTTCAAGTCGAAACGTATGCATCCGCTGAACAATATCTGCAATCGTTCGATGCCAGCCGTCCCGGTTGCGTCGTAACCGATATGCGAATGTTGGGGCTCAGTGGATTAGAGCTGCAAGAACAATTGGTCGAGATGGGGGAACGTATTCCGGTTATCCTCATTTCGGCGCATGCCAATATGCAAATTGCTGTAAAAGCAATGCGTAACGGTGCGATTACGTTCCTGGAAAAGCCTTGCCAGCAGCAGGAAATCATCGACGCAGTCAATGAAGCAATTGCCTTGGATGCCCGTTGGCGACAGGAATCGAAGGAATCGGCCGAAGCGAAAGAGAACTATGAAAAGCTGAACGCCGGCGAACGCGATGTGATGAAGCTAATGATGATCGGCAAAGCCAACAAGGTGATCGCCAATCGTCTGGACGTAAGCCTCCGAACGGTCGAGGCGCGTCGACACAACGTCTTCAAGAAGATGAACGTCGACAACATTCCTGATCTAACGCGGCTGGCGATGAAGATTGACGAGCTTCGCGCCGAGATCGAGATGAACACCGATGCAGGTGACGAAACGGAAGAAGAATAA